Proteins co-encoded in one Methanosarcinales archaeon Met12 genomic window:
- a CDS encoding formylmethanofuran dehydrogenase subunit A: protein MTTELLIKNGVVYDPINDVNGEVMDLCIKDGKIVDKVSDNAKVIDAMGKAVTPGKIECHSHMVGATPTSARILRPEDIRVRLSSATGVRRGGGGRTVPTTWEVGYEYAKLGFTKAYEAAVTPLYARQACREFNRMPILGKGIFILMGNNWMILDYLKSREQDKVTAYVASLLRATGGYAVKIVNPGGNEAYKWNTEWNCHHADDPVPYFGVTPREIIKGLCTANEELCLPHSIHLHVNKIGTPGNYEVTLEELNITKNIEVRCDSGRTQNTHATHLQFHAYGGDSWGTFESKADEIAKYINHHDHVTGDSGNVIFGDVTTMTADSPAEWALYKMTHNKLVTGDTEAEDSVGILPFLYSKKSPVHAVMWAIGLELQLLTDPWKMFVTTDHPNGGVFFDYPLVYSWLMSKKERMDIAENIHPWALKRTGLGGIDKEYTFYELVIATSAGPAKAMGISKTEGHLSIGAKANIAIWDVDPLEIDFSRDSAADKLSSAAYTLKDGEVVVKDGEVVCAPVAPIERVLPQVEHDIQKVVEEEVKTKFKRYYTLQFENYMVDPELYLSKSDRIEVVSGKLHVIPHEIPEDVKCMK, encoded by the coding sequence ATGACCACAGAATTATTGATTAAAAACGGAGTCGTATATGACCCTATCAACGACGTGAATGGAGAGGTGATGGACCTTTGCATCAAGGATGGAAAAATCGTCGACAAAGTGAGCGATAACGCGAAGGTCATCGATGCAATGGGAAAAGCAGTCACCCCTGGCAAAATAGAGTGTCATTCACACATGGTGGGTGCTACTCCAACCAGCGCCAGAATACTGAGGCCAGAGGATATAAGAGTGCGTTTGAGCTCTGCCACAGGGGTGCGAAGGGGCGGGGGAGGGCGCACCGTACCCACCACTTGGGAAGTTGGATATGAATATGCCAAGCTTGGGTTCACCAAAGCATATGAAGCAGCGGTGACTCCGTTGTATGCGCGGCAGGCCTGCAGAGAGTTCAACCGAATGCCAATACTTGGCAAGGGGATTTTCATACTCATGGGCAACAACTGGATGATACTGGATTATCTGAAATCCAGGGAGCAGGATAAGGTTACTGCTTACGTGGCGTCTCTTCTCAGGGCGACGGGCGGATATGCCGTGAAAATAGTCAATCCAGGTGGCAATGAGGCATATAAATGGAACACTGAGTGGAATTGCCATCACGCAGATGACCCAGTGCCATATTTCGGGGTGACTCCAAGGGAAATAATAAAAGGGCTGTGCACTGCGAACGAGGAGTTGTGTCTGCCGCATTCCATACATCTCCATGTCAATAAAATTGGCACTCCAGGAAATTATGAGGTAACTCTTGAAGAGCTGAACATAACCAAGAACATCGAGGTGAGGTGCGATTCCGGCAGAACACAAAACACGCATGCAACACACCTTCAGTTCCATGCATACGGAGGAGACTCGTGGGGGACATTCGAGTCGAAGGCAGATGAGATTGCGAAATACATCAACCACCATGACCACGTCACAGGTGATAGTGGAAACGTGATATTCGGTGATGTAACCACGATGACCGCTGATTCGCCAGCAGAATGGGCACTGTATAAAATGACGCACAATAAACTTGTTACGGGCGATACCGAAGCAGAAGACAGTGTTGGCATTCTTCCATTCCTCTATTCAAAAAAATCCCCAGTTCACGCTGTGATGTGGGCGATTGGACTGGAGCTGCAGCTATTGACTGACCCATGGAAGATGTTCGTGACAACGGACCATCCAAATGGCGGCGTATTTTTTGACTATCCGCTGGTGTATTCATGGCTGATGAGCAAAAAAGAGAGGATGGACATAGCGGAAAATATCCATCCATGGGCGCTTAAAAGAACCGGGCTCGGCGGAATTGACAAAGAATATACTTTCTACGAATTGGTCATCGCAACCAGCGCTGGACCCGCCAAGGCGATGGGCATATCCAAGACAGAAGGGCACCTAAGCATCGGTGCTAAAGCAAATATTGCGATATGGGATGTGGACCCATTGGAAATTGATTTCTCCAGAGATTCGGCTGCGGATAAATTATCTTCCGCGGCATATACGCTAAAGGATGGAGAGGTTGTGGTAAAAGATGGTGAAGTCGTGTGTGCACCCGTGGCGCCAATTGAAAGAGTGCTCCCACAAGTTGAACATGACATCCAAAAAGTAGTGGAGGAGGAAGTCAAGACCAAGTTCAAGAGGTACTATACTCTCCAGTTTGAAAACTATATGGTGGACCCTGAACTATATCTATCAAAATCGGACCGAATTGAAGTCGTTTCTGGAAAGCTCCATGTTATACCGCACGAGATTCCGGAGGATGTAAAATGCATGAAATAA
- a CDS encoding formylmethanofuran dehydrogenase subunit C, protein MHEIILTPKNQSLISLEAEVITPDNFAGKSLGDVENMVIYRGNMSVQLKEHFDVSGTPCETAERLRIVIDGDASRTKRIGEKMSCGEIVIRGNVDMHVGAEMTGGKITVEGSADNYAGREMTGGIIHIKCNALHYAGGTARGKKRGMAGGTLLIDGSAGDHVGNFMYGGNIKVEGNVGQCAGTHMRGGTIIIGGNAFSRIGSEMATGTILVKGKVHLTTASLGYGSIGRIVRDPEVGGTMVRGEFYELRGDLGYEPKCGSGVIYASVEHNEHILPGGADMPPKRNMLPYLKIYHSEIRGRC, encoded by the coding sequence ATGCATGAAATAATCCTTACACCAAAGAACCAATCGCTTATATCCTTAGAGGCAGAGGTGATAACTCCAGATAATTTTGCCGGCAAATCTCTGGGCGACGTTGAAAACATGGTGATATATCGTGGAAATATGTCCGTTCAGCTCAAAGAGCATTTTGATGTGAGTGGAACGCCCTGCGAGACTGCTGAGAGGTTGCGAATAGTAATAGATGGCGATGCTTCGCGAACAAAGAGAATTGGTGAGAAAATGAGCTGTGGCGAGATCGTCATCCGCGGCAATGTAGATATGCATGTGGGTGCGGAGATGACTGGTGGCAAAATAACCGTAGAGGGCAGTGCAGATAACTATGCTGGAAGGGAGATGACAGGAGGAATTATCCATATCAAATGCAATGCGCTGCACTATGCTGGCGGGACTGCACGGGGTAAAAAGAGAGGGATGGCTGGCGGAACACTGCTCATCGATGGAAGCGCGGGAGACCATGTTGGAAACTTCATGTACGGAGGAAACATCAAGGTAGAGGGAAATGTTGGGCAATGCGCCGGGACGCACATGAGAGGGGGCACCATTATCATCGGCGGAAATGCGTTCTCCAGAATAGGCAGTGAGATGGCAACGGGAACGATTCTCGTCAAAGGAAAGGTGCACCTGACCACGGCCTCGCTTGGATATGGGTCAATAGGCAGGATAGTCAGGGACCCTGAGGTGGGTGGCACGATGGTCAGAGGGGAGTTCTATGAATTGCGCGGCGATTTGGGATATGAGCCAAAATGCGGGTCAGGGGTCATATACGCCTCTGTTGAGCACAATGAGCATATTCTGCCAGGCGGGGCAGATATGCCGCCAAAAAGGAATATGTTGCCATATTTGAAAATTTATCACTCAGAAATAAGGGGGAGGTGTTGA
- a CDS encoding carbon monoxide dehydrogenase beta subunit family protein, which translates to MEPKIVIGGPDCLGFDLKGRLAMNLTDVSRVTTAKVSSPKEYAEHLAEAKNPLYIVGPGVLMGTIKGKPAVDWCVEIAKAGDLPVCATGDTAGPLTERGLKPNLSCGILEISGIYLTDPNWKGVNGKGQHDWVLFHGIPCYFAERALTTLLRYAPWLKTYTICHRFHHNADFTWHRQNKAGFERYVEWTIKEFEKIGGDINANKWGRN; encoded by the coding sequence ATGGAGCCGAAAATAGTGATAGGCGGTCCAGATTGCCTTGGCTTCGACCTGAAAGGAAGACTGGCGATGAACCTGACCGATGTCTCTCGCGTAACCACTGCCAAAGTATCCTCGCCGAAAGAATACGCGGAGCACCTTGCAGAGGCAAAAAATCCGTTGTATATAGTCGGGCCTGGCGTTCTGATGGGCACCATAAAAGGAAAGCCTGCGGTTGATTGGTGTGTTGAGATTGCCAAGGCAGGTGATTTGCCGGTATGTGCGACCGGGGATACCGCTGGGCCATTAACAGAAAGGGGCTTGAAGCCAAATCTCAGTTGCGGAATACTGGAAATAAGCGGCATCTATCTCACGGACCCTAACTGGAAGGGAGTCAATGGAAAGGGCCAACATGATTGGGTTTTGTTCCATGGAATACCCTGTTATTTTGCCGAAAGGGCGTTGACCACCTTGCTGAGATATGCCCCGTGGCTGAAGACATATACAATTTGCCATCGTTTTCATCATAACGCAGATTTCACATGGCACAGGCAGAACAAAGCAGGGTTTGAAAGGTACGTGGAATGGACTATAAAAGAGTTTGAAAAAATAGGAGGAGACATCAATGCGAATAAATGGGGTAGAAATTGA
- the fhcD gene encoding formylmethanofuran--tetrahydromethanopterin N-formyltransferase, with protein sequence MRINGVEIEDTFAEAFGIKMARVLITGATPHWARVAAQEATGFGTSIIMCPAEAGIEREVGGDETPDGRPGAYIMICHMSGKELENQLLARIGQCVLTAPTAAAFNGLLDAEIQYDTGFKLKFFADGYEKEDTIGGRRVYRIPMMQGEFIVEHSMGAVSGVAGGNFFILAKNQMAALMAAETAVSAISRLEGSITPFPGGIVASGSKVGANKYKFMKATTNEKFCPSLRDEVETMVPPDVEAIYEIVINGICPDAVEKAMRYGIMATTKIPGVVKITAGNYGGKLGKYKMHLKEILR encoded by the coding sequence ATGCGAATAAATGGGGTAGAAATTGAAGATACTTTTGCAGAGGCATTTGGGATAAAGATGGCGAGGGTGTTGATAACCGGTGCCACTCCCCACTGGGCGCGCGTAGCAGCACAGGAAGCGACGGGATTCGGAACCTCGATCATCATGTGTCCTGCAGAAGCTGGAATAGAAAGAGAGGTTGGCGGCGATGAAACGCCTGACGGAAGACCTGGCGCATATATCATGATATGCCATATGAGCGGCAAAGAGCTGGAAAATCAGTTGCTTGCGAGAATAGGGCAGTGCGTATTGACCGCCCCAACTGCGGCCGCATTCAATGGTCTGTTGGATGCAGAGATACAATATGACACAGGTTTTAAGCTAAAATTCTTTGCCGATGGATATGAGAAAGAGGACACCATTGGTGGACGCAGAGTATATCGCATTCCCATGATGCAAGGAGAGTTCATCGTTGAACACAGCATGGGTGCGGTCAGCGGCGTTGCCGGTGGCAATTTCTTCATCCTCGCCAAGAATCAGATGGCGGCGCTCATGGCAGCGGAAACTGCGGTTAGCGCCATCTCCAGATTAGAGGGCAGCATCACCCCGTTCCCCGGCGGCATAGTGGCATCCGGGTCGAAGGTCGGCGCAAACAAATATAAATTTATGAAGGCGACTACCAACGAAAAATTTTGTCCGAGCCTCAGAGACGAAGTGGAGACCATGGTGCCTCCTGATGTGGAAGCGATATACGAAATCGTCATAAACGGCATATGTCCTGATGCAGTAGAAAAGGCGATGAGGTATGGAATCATGGCGACGACCAAAATCCCAGGCGTCGTAAAGATAACTGCTGGCAATTACGGTGGAAAGCTCGGCAAATATAAGATGCACTTAAAGGAGATTTTGAGGTGA
- the mch gene encoding methenyltetrahydromethanopterin cyclohydrolase, with product MISVNREAKKIVDHMVDNSDKLNIDVLEIENGTTILDCGIKAKGGMQAGKLLSEICMGGLGEVSFTQMSICECDGDDDGCCSRNFHAMNVVVDQPLIGCMASQYAGWSISIGKFFALGSGPARALALREKLFEDLKYKDESDVAILVLETSKMPEAEVADYIAEKCGVKSEDLYILVAPCASVAGSIQISARLVETGMHKMHEIGFDIGSVVSGFGVCPIAPIAKNDLEAMGRTNDCILYGGRTWYNVDCEDDEIGKMIEKVPSDSSKDYGMPFLEIFEKYNRDFYKIDPLLFSPADITINNMRTGNNFHAGNVNIDVLRKSLGVD from the coding sequence ATGATCAGCGTAAATAGAGAGGCAAAAAAGATAGTAGACCATATGGTGGACAATTCGGATAAATTGAATATCGATGTGCTGGAGATCGAAAATGGCACCACCATATTGGACTGTGGAATCAAGGCAAAGGGAGGAATGCAGGCGGGAAAACTGCTTTCAGAGATATGTATGGGAGGACTTGGAGAGGTATCGTTTACTCAGATGAGCATCTGCGAATGCGACGGTGATGACGACGGTTGTTGCAGTCGCAACTTTCATGCCATGAATGTCGTTGTTGACCAGCCGTTGATTGGATGCATGGCTTCACAATATGCTGGATGGAGTATTAGCATTGGGAAGTTCTTTGCACTTGGGTCAGGTCCAGCCAGAGCATTGGCTTTGAGAGAGAAATTGTTCGAGGATTTAAAATATAAAGACGAGTCCGATGTTGCCATATTGGTGCTGGAAACATCAAAGATGCCAGAGGCGGAGGTTGCAGACTACATCGCCGAGAAGTGCGGCGTCAAATCTGAAGACCTGTATATATTGGTTGCCCCGTGCGCAAGCGTAGCAGGGTCCATCCAGATATCAGCGCGTTTAGTCGAAACCGGAATGCATAAAATGCACGAAATAGGGTTTGACATCGGCTCGGTGGTCAGCGGATTCGGCGTGTGTCCGATAGCGCCCATAGCAAAGAATGACCTGGAGGCAATGGGCAGAACCAATGACTGCATACTATACGGCGGAAGAACATGGTATAACGTGGATTGTGAGGATGATGAGATAGGGAAGATGATAGAGAAGGTACCGTCTGATTCCTCGAAGGACTACGGCATGCCGTTTTTGGAAATATTTGAGAAATACAACAGGGACTTTTACAAGATAGACCCTCTGCTGTTTTCACCTGCCGATATTACTATCAACAATATGAGGACTGGGAACAACTTCCACGCCGGCAACGTGAACATAGATGTTTTAAGAAAATCTTTGGGGGTTGATTAA
- a CDS encoding F420-dependent methylenetetrahydromethanopterin dehydrogenase, whose amino-acid sequence MAKVKIGFVKLGALGITQVVDLLLDERAERDIDIRTVGTGAKMGKDEAGYAEKLMEWDPDLVVVVSPNASLPGPKIAREAVKDTPCIVISDGPTEKIKDGLAKEGFGYIILKGDPLIGARREFLDPVEMTLFNTDALRVLTICGAVRLVQEELDAAIEGVRQGNVKLPHITAGAETVVDRAGFANPYARAKAMASYKMAELVAEMNVQTCFVLREPPKYIMMGAAAHEVMRTAALLANEAREIEKGADSVSRKPHDDDGNILSKRRLLDIPE is encoded by the coding sequence ATGGCAAAAGTAAAAATAGGATTTGTGAAGCTCGGTGCCCTGGGAATCACCCAGGTAGTCGATTTACTGCTGGATGAGAGGGCGGAGAGGGATATAGATATCAGAACGGTTGGTACTGGGGCAAAAATGGGAAAGGATGAAGCAGGCTATGCAGAAAAGTTGATGGAATGGGACCCTGATTTGGTGGTGGTCGTTAGCCCGAATGCCTCGCTTCCAGGACCGAAAATAGCACGAGAAGCGGTTAAAGATACGCCCTGCATCGTTATCTCGGATGGCCCCACGGAAAAGATAAAAGACGGGCTGGCGAAAGAGGGTTTTGGGTATATCATTTTAAAGGGCGATCCACTCATTGGCGCAAGGAGAGAATTTCTCGACCCGGTAGAGATGACGCTGTTCAATACAGATGCTCTGCGCGTATTGACGATATGCGGTGCAGTGAGATTAGTACAGGAGGAATTGGATGCCGCAATAGAGGGAGTTCGGCAGGGAAATGTGAAGCTGCCGCATATCACCGCAGGTGCGGAGACTGTGGTGGATAGAGCTGGGTTTGCGAATCCATACGCGAGGGCGAAGGCCATGGCATCGTATAAAATGGCCGAGCTTGTCGCAGAGATGAACGTGCAAACGTGTTTCGTCCTAAGAGAGCCGCCCAAGTACATTATGATGGGTGCTGCTGCCCATGAGGTGATGAGGACTGCGGCGCTGCTCGCCAACGAAGCCAGGGAGATTGAAAAAGGTGCCGATAGCGTGTCGCGCAAGCCTCACGACGATGATGGGAATATACTATCCAAAAGGCGCCTCTTGGATATACCTGAATAG